In the genome of Clostridia bacterium, the window GGTAATTGCAGGAGTTACTGGTATGCTATGTTATTCATTGCGTACACCTCCTTTTCCAGGCATCAAAAAAACCGCTGCCCCAATTGACAACGGTTTATACTATATATTTATTCTCTTTACTGCCCCAATTCTTAACCTTTAAACGGACTGTTTAACCCTGAGAACCAACCTTTCTCCACCCAATATTTCTTATCAAGCGAAGAATCATTATCATACTTTTTCATAAGCATTTTTCGAACATAAAACATCATTCTGATAATGAAATATGGATAATGTTTTTTCCCTTCCGCTACTTCTTTATAAAATCTGATAGCTTTCTTCTTAATCTGAAATTCTATTTTCTCCTTTTTTTCTGCCTTCATATTCATCCATTCATCCCCAAATGTAGCAAAGCTAAATGAATATATTCTATTTATTCCCCAGTACTTCAAACTGGTACTTATTGTTTTTATCGCATCCTTTGCTCCAGCACCAACTGTTGAAGAAATTATAAAAGCCTTTTTTGAAAACATTTCTGTTTTTGCTCTATGGACAAGAAAAATAAAAGCGAAGTGATC includes:
- a CDS encoding flavodoxin family protein, with product MKIVIVHGSPRKGNTYRATQSFKEEMQKQGEIEFVEYYLPKDMPEFCCGCMACFLKGEEKCPHANYTLPILEQMVSADALIFTTPVFALQTSGCMKSFLDHFAFIFLVHRAKTEMFSKKAFIISSTVGAGAKDAIKTISTSLKYWGINRIYSFSFATFGDEWMNMKAEKKEKIEFQIKKKAIRFYKEVAEGKKHYPYFIIRMMFYVRKMLMKKYDNDSSLDKKYWVEKGWFSGLNSPFKG